A stretch of the Acyrthosiphon pisum isolate AL4f chromosome A2, pea_aphid_22Mar2018_4r6ur, whole genome shotgun sequence genome encodes the following:
- the LOC100166442 gene encoding exportin-6 has product MNGQDIVVYEHEMKNYEMMLTEFYDANSSNAVKLCMQEEFDKFGERDKCWVQCCYNLENSKNQYLLMFSLNIMEMIINKKWEKMTFKSQETLREAIFNHIVMKHKEYPKYMISKMIKLLVDIARNDWPLRYPNFIDHIAQLLVDPEQVLLGLSFLLLSSEEFISPKEDLLGKRKHELKVNFLKHIPKLFEILSDILKNAHKTSNSDEIYEAVTKVFSDMFTWLPFEKHLTPDLLHVLMPLGKKENATSINTLTIFNEVLSKSYTQTEDRYFILSELCLYTFRLVENIIAVPEIGFVSEAYMVIVIEILSVVIRKYWNYLDSHFNNGEFLELLLQFTFRQDVLDCYYQCLDIWCSIFEALTDRPGCIEKYRHIFLDLVERVTQKINTFGSINDETYDDDGQTECQIFLNKNIEIISNVAHLYPVIAVPVVDNWKVYINDYITILNSPMLLENFKDSKCMFLVPSTRTLTSLSGYYEDSMKIAITKMLNDIAIQGVATTPLYQLPVSQSTTKTLIQIQSEILTALSRWMHLLNNNKQFCMEQNREKLFSVLVTSLQDTRQPTQIHDACGVLLPTVTEPMLVHITEYTSLLEQLLSPFLDGSITLNHLNKKTRLSVRVTSLKFLLTCPSQEEEIKVLVLMNYLKSLAPSGLNDLKMLTDVLVSSGPYKMSTRRIIYRSVEPCLIEAVTHLKNDMQSESSLNPQMEKCERVITFLSEMYELLHDTMSPQFVQILMQTFVDLDMIWSASTMLTIKMLEVLSLIVKHSSKSNKEFTSVVIKLGLEKLIPLVASNCYPPTVSALYNLLFCVLMYKWRYFFPASPSLTVLHPANDNNIDNSEQFTTILEVIGYSFMTNDISIFSQNLKAIEELHIQWNLYAKEYFKHYFLSKYMTVLLNVMVNKSHTILSDEISMTIYNMASVDFDYFFSKFLPDYLKQTDNIRNDQRQFLRQKRMQPVKELPTFMINLAQLTNDIRCSKQI; this is encoded by the exons ATGAACGGTCAAGACATTGTC GTCTACGAACACGAAATGAAAAACTATGAGATGATGTTGACAGAGTTCTATGATGCAAATTCTAGTAACGCTGTAAAGCTGTGTATGCAAGAAGAATTTGACAAATTTGGCGAGCGAGATAAATGTTGGGTGCAGTGTTGCTACAACCTGGAGAACAGTAAAAACCAATATTTGTTAATGTTCAGTCTGAACATAATGGAG ATGATTATCAATAAGAAATGGGAAAAAATGACTTTCAAATCTCAAGAAACATTGAGGGAAgcaatttttaatcatattgtgATGAAACACAAAGAATATCCAAAATATATGATCAGCAAAATGATCAAGTTATTAGTCGATATAGCCCGTAATGATTGGCCGTTGCGGTATCCAAATTTTATCGATCACATTGCACAA TTGCTCGTAGATCCTGAACAAGTTCTTTTGGGTTTATCATTTTTGCTTTTGTCATCTGAAGAATTTATTAGCCCCAAAGAAGATCTTTTAGGCAAAAGAAAACATGAACTGAAAGTAAACTTTTTGAAGCACATTCctaaattgtttgaaatactttcag atattttgaaaaatgccCATAAAACTTCAAACTCAGATGAAATATATGAAGCGGTAACAAAAGTATTTTCTGATATGTTTACATGGCTTCCATTTGAAAAGCACCTGACTCCTGATTTATTACATGTCTTGATGCCCCTAGGAAAAAAagag AATGCTACATCCATTAACactttaactatatttaatgaaGTACTTAGTAAATCATATACTCAAACAGAAGATAGATATTTCATTTTATCTGAGTTATGTCTTTATACATTCCGTTTAGTTGAAAATATCATTGCTGTTCCTGAAATTGGTTTTGTGAGTGAAgc ttatATGGTTATAGTTATTGAAATTCTATCTGTAGTCATTAGAAAGTATTGGAACTATCTTGATAGTCATTTTAATAATGGTGAATTCTTAGAGTTACTGTTACAATTTACATTCCGGCAAGATGTTTTAGATTGTTATTATCAATGTTTGGATATTTGGTGTAGTATTTTCGAAGCATTGACTGATCGTCCTGGATGTAttgaaaa GTATCgtcatatatttttagatcTTGTTGAAAGAGtgacacaaaaaattaatacttttggCAGTATAAATGATGAAACATATGATGATGAT GGACAAACCGAatgccaaatatttttaaataaaaatattgaaattatatcaaatgtAGCACATCTTTATCCAGTTATCGCTGTGCCTGTG GTCGATAATTGGAAAGtctatataaatgattatataactATACTGAATTCACCCATGCTACTCGAAAACTTTAAGGATTCCAAGTGCATGTTCTTAGTTCCATCTACAAGAACTTTGACAAGCCTGAGTGGCTATTATGAAGATTCTATGAAAATTGCGATTACAAAAATGCTCAATGACATAGCGATTCAAGGTGTCGCTACAACACCGCTTTATCAATTACCCGTATCACAATCAACTACAAAAACTCTGATtcaaat tcagAGCGAAATCCTCACGGCATTATCGAGGTGGATGCATTTATTAAACAACAACAAACAGTTTTGTATGGAACAGAATAGAGAAAAACTTTTTTCTGTTTTGGTTACGTCTTTACAAGATACGAGGCAGCCCACTCAGATACATGATGCTTGTGGAGTTCTACTACCAACAGTCACTGAACCTATGCTTGTTCATATTACCGAGTACACATCATTGcttgaacaattattatcacCATTTTTAGATGGTTCTATAACacttaatcatttaaataagaag ACTCGCTTGTCAGTGAGGGTAACATCTTTAAAGTTTCTTTTGACTTGTCCCAGTCAAGAAGAAGAAATAAAAGTATTGGTTCTCATGAATTATTTAAAGTCATTAGCACCATCTGGattaaatgatttgaaaatgttaactgATGTTCTTGTTAGCAGTGGTCCTTACAAAATGTCTACTAGAAGAATTATTTATCGTTCTGTTGAA CCATGTTTGATTGAAGCGGTTACACACCTGAAAAATGATATGCAATCAGAGTCCTCACTCAATCCGCAAATGGAAAAATGTGAACGagtgattacatttttatcagaGATGTATGAATTATTGCATGATACTATGTCACCTCAGTTTGTACAAATTCTTATGCAAACTTTTGTTGACTTAGACAT gatatgGTCCGCTAGTACAATGTTGACAATCAAAATGCTTGAAGTTCTATCATTAATTGTTAAACATTCTTCTAAATCAAATAAAGAGTTTACATCTGTAGTTATTAAATTAGGATTAGAGAAATTAATTCCTTTGGTAGCTTCTAACTGTTACCCACCAACAGTCTCTGCACTTTATAATTTGCTCTTTTg tgTTTTGATGTATAAATGGAGATATTTTTTTCCTGCTTCTCCATCTCTCACTGTGCTGCATCCTGCAAACGataataacattgataattCTGAACAGTTCACTACAATATTGGAAGTAATAGGATACTCATTTATGACAAatgatataagtattttttcacaaaacttaAAAGCCATTGAAGAACTACACATACAGTGGAATTTATATGCAAAG gaatatttcaaacattattttctCAGCAAATACATGACTGTACTATTGAACGTTATGGTTAACAAAAGCCACACAATACTATCAGACGAAATATCAATGACTATTTACAACATGGCTAGTGttgattttgattatttctTTTCTAAATTCTTGCCTGATTACTTGAAACAAACAGACAATATTCGTAATGATCAGCGACAATTTTTGAGGCAAAAACGCATGCAGCCAGTCAaa gaACTACCAACATTTATGATTAACCTCGCTCAGCTAACAAATGACATAagatgttcaaaacaaatttga